A stretch of Impatiens glandulifera unplaced genomic scaffold, dImpGla2.1, whole genome shotgun sequence DNA encodes these proteins:
- the LOC124917043 gene encoding G-protein coupled receptor 1-like translates to MATVQALLGNWTSEERRILTTVNSATSSLSLLGSGFIVLCYYLFKDLRKFSFKLVFFLALSDMLFSFFSIIGDPSKGLFCYAQGYITHFFCVASFLWTTTIAFTLHRTVVRHKTDVEDIEPMFHLYVWGTSLVTTVVRSIGNHHGHLRGLGAWCLTQLGTTGKAVHFITFYIPLWGAILFNGITYFQVIRMLNNVARMAAGMSNRLYQPDGRPDMKALNRWGYYPLILIVSWMFGTINRIHDFIEPRHEIFWLSVLDVGMASLMGLFNSIAYGFNTSVRRAIYERLDLLPERFRRCLPIPNSISKSRNQPHENELVSLKIDQQN, encoded by the exons atggCGACGGTGCAGGCTCTCTTAGGCAATTGGACGTCAGAAGAGCGCCGAATTTTGACAACCGTCAATAGCGCCACTTCCAGTCTCTCTCTTCTTGGTTCAGGATTCATAGTTCTCTGCTACTACCTTTTCAAGGACCTCCGCAAGTTTTCCTTCAAGCTTGTCTTCTTTTTAGCCCTTTCT GACATGTTATTCAGTTTCTTCAGTATTATTGG GGATCCATCTAAAGGACTATTCTGCTATGCTCAAGGATATATCACACATTTCTTCTGTGTGGCATCTTTTTTGTGGACCACTACAATTGCCTTTACTCTTCATCGTACAGTTGTTCGACACAAAACAGATGTTGAGGATATTGAACCAATGTTCCATTTGTATGTTTGGG GAACTTCACTAGTTACTACTGTCGTACGATCTATTGGAAACCATCATGGGCATTTAAGGGGTCTTGGTGCCTGGTGTCTGACACAGCTCGGAACAACAGGGAAG GCGGTTCACTTCATAACATTTTATATTCCTCTCTGGGGTGCTATTCTTTTCAATGGGATCACATACTTTCAAGTGATACGCATGCTGAATAACGTAGCACGT ATGGCTGCTGGTATGTCAAATAGGCTTTACCAACCGGATGGACGACCAGACATGAAG GCTTTGAACAGGTGGGGTTATTATCCTCTAATTTTAATAGTGTCATGGATGTTTGGGACAATCAACCGAATCCATGATTTCATTGAACCAAGACATGAAATATTTTGGCTCTCGGTTCTTGATGTTGGGATGGCCTCACTAATG GGTTTGTTCAACTCAATAGCATATGGCTTCAACACATCTGTTCGTCGAGCAATTTATGAGAGATTGGATTT GTTACCCGAACGATTCAGAAGATGTCTTCCTATTCCTAATAGTATTTCAAAGTCCAGAAACCAACCACATGAGAATGAACTGGTTTCACTAAAAATCGATCAGCAGAATTAG
- the LOC124917047 gene encoding guanine nucleotide-binding protein alpha-1 subunit-like: protein MLSTTIKSMGIFCGKHQHRKKADSRENTHTAEIERRIVEETKAEKHIQKLLLLGAGESGKSTIFKQIRLLFQTGFDDKELKTYTPVIHANVYQTIKILYDGSKELAQNGTDSSKYDVSAENKTIGDKLSDIGSKLDYPRLTKELAEEIETLWKDVAIQETYSRGNELQVPDCTYYFMQNVQRMSATDYVPTKEDVLYARVRTTGVVEIQFSPVGDNKKSGEVYRLFDVGGQRNERRKWIHLFEGVTAVIFCAAISEYDQTLFEDETRNRMMETKELFEWVLKQPCFEKTSFMLFLNKFDLFEKKVPNVPLNVCEWYKDYQPVSTGKQEVEHAYEFVKKKFEELYFQSTAPDQVDRFFKIYRTTALDQKLVKKTFKLVDETLRRRHLFEAGLL, encoded by the exons ATGTTGTCTACAACAATAAAAAGTATGGGTATATTTTGTGGTAAACACCAACATCGCAAGAAAGCAGATTCACGAGAGAACACTCAC ACTGCAGAAATTGAAAGACGGATCGTGGAAGAGACGAAGGCAGAGAAACATATACAAAAACTTCTACTACTTG GTGCTGGAGAGTCTGGGAAATCAACTATTTTTAAGCAG ATCAGGCTTTTGTTTCAAACTGGCTTTGACGATAAAGAGCTAAAAACCTACACTCCTGTCATTCATGCCAACGTGTATCAGACTATAAAA ATATTGTATGATGGATCCAAAGAACTAGCTCAAAATGGAACTGATTCTTCAAAATATGATGTATCTGCTGAGAATAAG ACAATTGGAGATAAACTATCTGATATTGGTAGTAAGCTGGATTACCCACGACTAACAAAAGAGCTTGCAGAGGAAATAGAAACCTTGTGGAAAGATGTTGCGATACAG GAGACATATTCTCGTGGCAATGAACTTCAAGTTCCTGACTGCACGTACTATTTTATGCAAAATGTACAAAGAATGTCTGCAACAGATTACGTTCCAACGAAG GAAGACGTTCTCTATGCTAGGGTTCGTACAACAGGTGTTGTAGAAATTCAATTCAG TCCTGTTGGGGACAATAAAAAAAGTGGGGAAGTATATAGGCTTTTTGACGTTGGGGGGCAGAGAAACGAAAGAAGGAAGTGGATTCATCTGTTTGAAGGTGTAACGGCTGTTATATTTTGCGCTGCCATCAGCGA GTATGACCAGACACTATTTGAAGATGAAACAAGGAATAGGATGATGGAGACCAAAGAACTATTTGAATGGGTTCTTAAGCAGCCTTGTTTCGAG AAAACATCTTTCATGTTGTTCTTAAACAAGTTTGacctgtttgagaagaaggttCCCAAT GTGCCACTAAATGTTTGCGAATGGTACAAGGATTATCAGCCGGTTTCGACTGGGAAACAAGAAGTTGAGCACGCTTACGA ATTCGTGAAAAAGAAATTTGAGGAGTTGTATTTCCAGAGCACAGCTCCAGATCAGGTTGATCGGTTCTTCAAAATTTACAGGACAACTGCCCTCGATCAAAAGCTCGTGAAGAAGACATTCAAACTGGTTGACGAAACCTTAAGAAGGAGACATCTATTCGAAGCAGGATTATTGTGA
- the LOC124917044 gene encoding fatty-acid-binding protein 2-like has product MRHNWSVFLDPDGGSSPYILPADPIVSHSFELLCQIGSLVNNSINNSRYLYSHGSLALQEALSCISKFAGTLLLWCASRSNSNFCHGSSRNSSTVQSTTITSTRNNNNLLGFRFDFNSKGEISYPVILGNGAQEFYSFPIFSLAAALIPPFDNISSKTFKIPLEDMDMQMQRCLDKGGPCDVHYRGCGDLSFLDSDWRRHTTEPRTGIEFPTMLENMIDDENNFSSNPEVLVGTGSKTMKIIKIKTLKVYAFGFYIHPYDVCRKLGPKYASVPFADLTKCPDFLKDILREDINMSIRLVVNYNGMKVSSVKEAFEKSLRARLLKANPETDYACVKTFGSLFTQDVPLHVGTIIDFRRTADGRLITEIGGNRIGAVQSRDLCRAFFDMYIGDYPVSEKTKEEVGKNIVSIIRWC; this is encoded by the exons ATGAGGCATAATTGGTCAGTTTTCCTTGATCCTGACGGTGGATCATCGCCTTACATCTTGCCAGCAGATCCAATCGTGTCTCATAGTTTTGAATTGCTGTGTCAAATTGGTTCATTAGTGAACAATTCTATTAACAACTCTAGATACTTGTATTCCCATGGCAGCCTGGCTCTTCAGGAAGCTTTGAGTTGTATATCAAAGTTTGCTGGAACATTGTTATTATGGTGTGCCAGTCGATCAAACTCCAATTTTTGTCATGGATCGTCAAGGAATTCTTCTACTGTACAATCAACAACTATAACCTCAACTaggaataataataatctcttgGGATTTCGCTTCGATTTTAACTCGAAAGGTGAAATTTCCTACCCAGTGATTTTGGGGAATGGAGCACAAGAGTTTTACTCATTTCCAATTTTCTCCTTGGCTGCTGCTCTAATACCGCCGTTTGACAATAT CTCCTCCAAGACATTTAAAATTCCGTTGGAGGATATGGATATGCAAATGCAAAGATGCTTAGATAAAGGAGGGCCATGTGATGTTCATTATCGTGGTTGTGGTGATCTTTCATTTTTGGATTCCGATTGGAGAAGACACACAACTGAGCCTAGAACCGGCATTGAGTTTCCAACTATGTTGGAAAACATGATTGATGACGAAAACAATTTTAGCTCAAACCCTGAg GTCCTTGTTGGAACGGGATCTAAGACAATGAAGATAATCAAGATCAAAACTCTGAAAGTTTATGCGTTTGGCTTCT ATATTCATCCTTATGATGTTTGTAGAAAGTTGGGTCCAAAGTATGCATCAGTTCCATTCGCTGACTTAACAAAATGCCCAGATTTCCTTAAAGACATTCTCAG GGAGGACATCAACATGAGTATAAGGCTTGTGGTTAACTATAATGGGATGAAAGTTAGCTCGGTAAAAGA GGCCTTTGAGAAATCACTTAGAGCGCGTTTGTTGAAG GCAAACCCAGAGACTGATTATGCCTGTGTAAAGACATTTGGATCTCTTTTCACACAAGATGTTCCTTTACATGTG ggAACAATAATAGATTTCCGAAGAACAGCTGATGGAAGATTAATAACTGAAA TTGGCGGTAATAGGATTGGTGCAGTCCAAAGCAGAGATTTATGCA GAGCTTTTTTCGATATGTATATTGGAGATTACCCAGTCTCGGAGAAAACGAAGGAAGAAGTTGGGAAAAACATCGTTAGTATAATCAGATGGTGCTAA